A segment of the Juglans regia cultivar Chandler chromosome 15, Walnut 2.0, whole genome shotgun sequence genome:
CTACACTTGTAATCACCTTACACGTGGTGATTCAACGTCTACTCCCAATGTAGAATAACTTTTACACGTACAAGGGTTATACACATATTTTATAGATACAAAAGCTGATAGTGGGTAGATTATcagaaaacactttttaatgagtgaaataaaaacaatacaacgCAAACTGCATCTCTCTCAAATGAACAAGAGTTAAGGTTTAATGCTTAGAGAATAGAGATTGAAAGCTTTGAATGAATGTTGTATGCTCTTGTTGttgtatatattattctaaatttgaagaactcaaatgagctatttatatgcatatgagatttcattttcaaatttaaaaaaattcacacgtcaaaaacaacatcattcacttttcaaaatttttaaatcaaagttttattttcttgaaattaTCAAAGAcaatatcattcacttttcacAATTGTCAAAGATAACatcatttacttttcaaaatattcaaatcaacgttttatttttttaaatatgtcatgcatatgtgaaaaatgtaatttgatgatttatgataaaatattaattttgagccttaatccagtttcaaattttatcaagagatgtacaaaattactctaagagctTCATTTACGAGTTTGTTCCCTTTCTTGTTCATGCTTGGTTCATTGATATGTTTGTCTTCATTGTATAGGCAACTTGAGCTTGAGATTCCTTTAtgcttgaattcatttgttatcatcaaaatccatatgtagatatgtatttatatgaggcttgaaaccttgggttcaacaatctcccccttttttATTATGACAAATACTTAGTAGAACTCTGAAACCTATAATAATACATAAGCTCTCCCTGAAAATGTGCGTTAATTTTTCAAgcaataaataaacataattcCAAGTATATATAACAAGGTCAACAAATAAAGTATTGGAAAAAACATGTTAATGTTCTAGTCTAAAACTTTTTCCCATTTTGGTATCATTGACAAGATATGTTggatgcatattttatttagctAAGCCAACGAGATTAACTGCAAACTGTCTCTATTTTTCTCATAAATGTTGAACCTCTGCTATTAACTGCTCAAAAACAACattattcacttttcaaaatatttaaatcaaaattttacttttcgcaattgtcaaagacaacatcactcacttttcaaaatattcaaatcaaagttttatttttttaaatatgtcatgtacatgtgaaaaatgcaatttgatgctttatgataaaagattaattttaaactttaatctaatttcaaattttatcaagatatgtacaaaattactctaagagctTCATTGCGAGTTTGTTCCCTTTCTTGCTTATGCTTGGTTCATTGATATGCTTGACTTCATTGCGTAGGTAACTTGAGTTTGTGATTCGTTTATACTTGAATTCATTTCTTATTATCAAAATCCATAtgtaaatatgtaattatatgaAACTTGAAACATTAGGTTCAacaaaatgaaagttgaaagttaaataaaaaatcgttagaatattttttttattattattattgatttaggatttgaaaaagttgaattgtttattatattttgtgtaaaaatttaaaaaatttataatgatgaaatgagatgtattGAAATTACTTCTCACTCCAAACGGAGCCTCGTGTTGCTATccaaattttctataaataaacaAGTGGAAATCATGctcttaatatttattgagtctttatgaatataattagcgatacgtatatataaataatacattatataaagATATTCACAAAAACTCAAAAGTTGGAAATATGtatatctaaataataaattattgaaaGATATTCACAAAACTTAAAAGTTGAACTTTTAAGAGCTTTTCTTAGGACAGGGGAGagattttttagcttttataattttgaagggTCAAGGTTGATTTTAAACCTCTAGGAAAGactttcttttaagttttttgggACATGGATCAGATGGtctttttgagtttttaattatattttaaggatatattaattatttctgattgttttgaaaaaggagaattatttttttaacatatttttaaaggGAGGTAAAATGAGAAACTATTTTCAATAATGGGACTTTTGGGTGTAAAatgcaaaattttgaatatcatTTCGGTAATTGTTTCCGTCAAGATATTGTAACGAAATATTTTTGTATCGGTATCATTTCGAAATAatctacacaaaaataaattatatatatacatgcataaactacaaaaagataaaatttctattcattttatggttcatataaatagaatatatcttttatatctaaaaaaaaacaaattcacttaaaaaaaaaaaaaagcaaatccTGCACTAGATTTCCACCTTTTGCGGTTCTTTCTGCCCCAcgtcccctctctctctcttttttctcttcccatatttatctcctccatctctctttcacgatttttttttcctattttctattttttttccttgcaccCAACACGCAGACCAGTCCCTCTCTATCTCTTTGCCTCATATGAACTGTTGAGGTCAAAAATCGTAGAAGacagaagaagaaatgaaaagaagtaACTAAAAATACATACTGGCTAAAATTCTTATTTCGGCTAGTATCGGCCGAAATATACCGGTATGGCCGAAATTTGTACTGGTAAGAAACAAAGATTTTCTCTATATCGTTTACTAGGTTGGTACAGCATATTTCGATCGTATCGACTGATACAAAACAATATTCAAAAGCTTGGTAAAATGCCTTGGATTAGGCTCTCCAGAAGCTAGGAAGGAGTTTATGTACTTTATCACAAATTAGTTAATGACAAAATTTGAATAACTTATATGAAAGAAATTCTAATTCGAATTGATtcaataaatactataaaacTCTTGATATAAAATTGATGCGTGaaatatgtattattattataaagtcaAGTATAGAGTAAGAACAAGAAGCAAGatttaggggatgtttggataTTTGAAGTACttcataattttgtgaataataacgACATGGTTTCAGTGTAGATGTATTGTAGCAGTGGCATAACCAACAATTGTTCTTAAGAGGACAAACTTTTCTACTGCACGAAatgtttatgtaaaataaaataaaaattacaaagtcATAAAGCATAActgcatataaaattaaatcttgataattttccaaataacgtagaaataaaattttaaaaacacaacttagtgtttgtttcaaattttttacgaaaatatttcataaaataatactcatccattattatatttgtaaatatgaaatattgagAAATTGTTATTCATAAaaactatcaagtgatcttttagaatGCCATCTTGCATACTAATATCTAAGCtagtttatcaaatttcatgtaaaatctaTCTATTTTAGTATCACATTAAGCATAAAATGCTACAGTTGattgagaccttaaataaattttttcttgctcaatgaaATTTAGAGGATAAAACATctccactatttttcatataattccTCAatctttaatgatttttttgtatttttactttagattctatattaagaaacttaatattatataataaaaatttttgaagtcaatgttaatagtttattatttctcctaatctTAGTTTTAACTTAATTTAGTGGggccacatccttgaaaatagataatatataaaaattatacaaaatctaagaattatagaaaaaaattacagaGACATTTCTacgtatattgaaattttacaaaactttaGAAAGTACACGAGAATAaggaaattttaattttttttagggcccaatttctatatacatggaattatgaataaaatttaggagcTATTTTGAATTTCGGAAAAATCTTGGGGGGGGGGTCAAGCTCTATGTAGATCCACCACTGTTTTGTAAGATATTaggaaataaaagagaaaaaattgaataaaattattataaaattatttgaatattatttttgttttgaagtttgtaaaagttgtattaatttttgtgtttggataatgattactaatgattagatgaaaaagttaaaaatttaaaaataatattttatgtttgaatgatgtttgaaaatgaaatttaaattatgaaaaattttaaaaaatttgaaaattctaaaaattctgTGCGTGTAACAAGCCAACTAAAAACtgattacaaaattaaaaggTATTTTCAACATTACTCCAAGAATGTTATAAGCTATACTTTGCATCCTAGTTCTATACTCTTCTTACTTCTATTAGAGCATCCACATCCGGATGCCTATAGCATGTAATTCCCtaaattttagtcaaaatttttagctttttaacaaaatttccaCTCCATTTGGCTGCCTATTTTTAGggaaatattttgagatttgaaccGTGGCTTCCTAAATATGAAGAATTATTATTCATcactaaatcattttttataatattttattctaaccaATAAAACAAATTCTTATTCAagtcatttatattttctctcatgCTCATATACGTTATAgttgaaatttggaaaaaaatgttAACATTGAGAttatccttttaaaaaaaaaaaattgatcatttatgaaaatatgattttttttaaaatattattgttatgaaaGCACtgattttaaaaacattatcGTTTAGAGAGATAagtagtttataaaaaattcgtcacaaatgaaaaattgaaaacatgggtacaaaaaaaattaaataattacgaaaatgtgaaaaaaataagttaaaaaattttcttctgcTCTTTCcccgaaaggaaaaaaaaaaaagaatagttaatgtacaaataaatttagtagaaaaaataataaaaaaaaaaatagagaaagattaTTTATAGTGATTATATCtacaaattttttaagagaatataaaagctaacaaaagacaataaaagaaaaaaaaaaaaaagaaatataagttGAACTACAATCCAAAACCTCCAAACAGTGCCTAATTCGTTTACCCACGTAATAGATGGGCCGTAGCACAAAAGACGGAACGTCAACTTCAGGCCTGAGACACGTGGCAACATGTCCAACTTTCACGAAGAAACACTCCTATTTTCGCAGACAAGTAATTGCCTCTCATACAATGCCAACGATATACAGAACACAAAAcaaatctggaaaaaaaaaatatttatttaaaaaaaaaaaaaaaaaaaaaaagaagaagaagaaagaagaaggaaactCAATCTGCCTCTCTATCAATAGACGTGACAAAGTTAGATTCAGCCTTAACATAACGTTGGTGGCAAATATTGTTCTGCCAGGTCGGTTTTTAATAATTTGCTGCATGTTTTTTCCTTTACATTCTTggatgttggtttttttttgtttttgtttttgtttttcctggGAATCACATTTCATGTACATTACCACCTTGTTTGTTTAACATTCTTGGAGTAATCGATGTTTTGTTAGCATGCATTACTAAATGTGAAAGTTTGGCAACTGGGTTTGATGTTTATGAGCTCTAGTTTGTAACTAAGTAGTTTTTGATGCATACTCATCGTTCGTGGAAATTGAGAATCCTAACGTTGTGTGGAAAATAAATATCTTGATTTGCGTTCatctttgtattttcatttttgagatgaaatgtttttgcCTTTCAATTGTCTATTTTGCTATGTCCAATTCCAAGCTCCTGAGGTCTTTCCCTCGGGTTTTAATCTTGTCGATTTTCTTATGATAATTAAGAcctttttttgcaatttttatttatttattcgaGTGCAGTTTTGGCAAATTGTTTCtatttcttgtatctttttccTGAAGCTTGTAAAGGTGTTTGCAGCATCAGGAAGTTTGAATTTTATAGGCTAGACTTTGCATTCTGGTAGTTTATTGAACCTTTAGAATGATCTAACAACACaatctttttgaattttttatttcagaCAATGTTGTTTTCAGGACTGCTTGGCGAAGCAGCACTAGAAATCCAATTTTGCTGTGTTTTCATTATTGAGCTCTGACTCTAGATGCCCCTCTCAAGCATCTGATCATGAGTTCAGCATTAGATCATTCCCCAAAACAATATGAAGCATTCGGCAGCTCAAATGGAGTTGTTGGTGGGGATGGTTTGGAACGAATGGCAACAAATAATGCAAAGGGAGAAGGTAAAGAGAGATGCTTTTTCCcacttttggttttttattttttctatcttcattCGTAAgctttttcctttcaatttcatttttccaGCAAAGAAGCGAGCAATATTAGTGGAATGGTTGAATAATACTCTCCCGGGTTTAAGCTTACCACTAAATGCTTCAGATGAAGAGTTGAGAATGTGCTTGATTGATGGTACTATTTTGTGTCGGATATTGAATAGACTGAGAATTGGTTCTGTGAGTGAGGTTGTTGAAAATgttttcatttctctcttttacaaAGTTATATGGATGTTAAACTCTTAACCCAAACTTTAATTTTCCATTCTAGGAAGGTGATCTCAATCATTCATCAGACCCATCGGAAAATATTAAAAGGTTCCTGGCAGCTATGGATGATTTGGTGATTCCTAGATTCAAGGCGTCCGACTTACAGAAGGTAttaatatttgagaaataatagttgtagttgtgagtgtgcaagcaccgtataattactttgaaaaaagtgaaaaaatacgGGAcgcacaagaaaaaaattaattttttaatagtgaacttcactttttttcaaagcgactgcacggcgcttgcgtACTTCATGACTGCACGTAGCATTACTCGTTAATATTTATCCAATTGTTGGTCTTTGCTTGGAAAatggtcctctctctctctctcatttttggGTTTTGTATTATTCAGGGATCTATGAAGACTGTTATTGACTGCCTTGTAACCCTTAGAGCACGATTTATACCAAATGTTGTTGGGGATGGTTTTTCTCCTACTAGTCTGATTGCTAAATCTGGAAGCCCTCGTGGGGATGCAATTTCTCAGGGATATTTTTCTCCATTATCTGGGGAAGAAAGGCAGAAGGTTGTGACTGACTCTAAATTTCAACGCACCTTGCGTACTCCTGTTATTTCAGGTTTGTACTTGTTTCAAGAATTGTACGGTTGCAGCTACTAGGAACTAAACATGAATAAGATTTCGTTTGGTTACTGAACTCAGTTgaatttagtctaattttaagctgagtctaacatccaaatactcaattctcaaattactaaactcatcctaactcaaaaccttcttacacgtgagacccacaacttttttcaacttaaaacatctttatacgagagacccacaacctttttcaatttttcataaaaggtattaaactcatcttaacatccaaacacattttaaactcagtttagatggattccatataattttcttcattactcaactcactactattcataaagaactcaactcaactgaacttaactcaacatccaaacgcagctaAATCTTGTGCTGATTTATTGCTGTGACACTACTTATGCATGTTTCCCTGTGATTAAAATTATCCataatgctcatgttattttgtttgttaaaggtaacaaaataataaattatgttttgttatttaatCGATTGATGTCTCATGTTTTTGCCTCTTGCACAGAGCAACCAACAGCATTAAGACATCCGGTTGGACATAAGTTCCATGAAGTGTTTCAACTCAAACAAGGGCGATATGCAGACCTTCCTGAGTCAAAAATTTCAGAGATGATGAAACCAAACTGTCTAGATGTAAGTTCTTGAGTTTCTTTTTCTCATCAAGAAACCTGGATATTTGGTCAGgtcttaaatttcttttcatgatcaGTATCTCTTGTTGCAGAATGCCCCAACTCAATCTCTATTAAGCGTTGTGAATGGAATTCTGGATGAAAGCATTGAAAGAAAGAATGGCGAAATATCAAATGTATGTTAGTCGGAGGatatatgagtttaaatattaGTAATGCATGCATAAAGACACACAAGCACAGTACATGCATATTGTGCATATATAGGGCTGAATTCTAACACTACTTTTGCATGCTCAGCGTGTGGCATGTCTATTGAGAAAAGTTGTGCAAGAGATTGAGCGTCGCATATCAACTCAAGCAGAACACTTAAGAACCGTAACATGCCATCTTGATTTTGTTACATCGAATAGTTTTTACTTCACTgcaatattttaatttcctaATGTGTTCTTTTTTGCGCTGCAGCAAAACAATCTTTTTAAGGTTCGTGAAGAGAAATACCAATCAAGGATCAGAGTACTTGAAGCCCTTGCATCAGGGACTAATGATGAGAGCCAGGTTGGTGAATAATACAAGTCAATAGGtagtgtgggtgtgtgtgtattttCTTGTATATGGTACTAAGATTTTCTTTACTAAATTAGAGTTTTCTGTACAGATTGTTATGCACCAGCTTCAGCATGTAAAGGTACAGTTCAAAGTCAATAAAGCATCTTTTCTGTTAATTTTAGATTGAAATGATTGTATCCTCTGATGTACAGATTTCTAAATTTTCGTTGACTCTTGGTTGTAGAGTTTGTAAATCTTACTTGCAAAGTGATGATGTCTAAACATCATTTTTGTAGTTTTGTGATGAATGCAAACATGCTCTGCCATCTAATACTCTGTTGAATATTAGGATGTAAGAAAAAAGATGTTGACAAAAATCTGTTGTTGTGCACATAAGTTTTGCAATAGTTTTAAGGGGGAATTTTGCAGCCAGAGAGGGTCAAAATTGAAGAAAGGGAGAAATCCGAGGGGGAGGGTGGGATTAAACTGATGAAAGAAAAGGATCACAACAATCTTGAAATTTCAACATTGAAGCAAGAACTGGAAATAACCAAAAAGGCATGTGAATTGAGATGCATACAAATGGAAACAGAAGCTAAAACTACTCAAAGAGATTTTGAGAAGAAGTTAAAAGAGCTTGAGCACCTGTTAGAAAATTCCCAAAACACGGCAAAAGAGCTTGAGTCAAATTCTGAAACAAAATCTCAGAGGTGGAACCAGAAAGAGCACATCTACCAGAGCGTTATGgaatttcagtttggtgcactGCAGGTATACTTTTGGATGATAATCTTGTTTCAACTTCGAATGTAGTACTGAAGTTGCACAACCAGAATTTTTCTAACTTGTGAAACAAACAGGAACTGAGGTTTTCTTCAACATCCATTAAACAAGAAATCCTGAAAGCACAAAATAGCTATTCAGAGGAATTTGATCGCTTAGGTGGGGACAATTAGTAGAACGTTTGTATTTATGTTGTTTATTAATGGCAGGTTCTCACAAGTTAACTTTACCTTGATCAGGAGTAAAGCTTAAAGTATTAGCAGATGCAGCTGAAAACTATGATGTCGTTCTTGCCGAAAACCGAAAAATGTTTAATGAAATTCAGGATCTAAAAGGTTCCATTCCTCAGTTTGTTTATATTACCCTTGTATGTGAGTACATTTTTTGAGATCACATCTTGAGTTTTCTTGTACAGGAAACATTAGAGTGTTTTGTCGGATAAGGCCTTTTTTTCCTGGACAGAGAGAAAAAAGGACAACCATAGAATATATCGGTGAAAATGGGGAGTTGGTTGTTGCCAATCGCTCAAAGCCAGGGAAAGAAGGCCATCGTTTGTTCAAATTTAATAAGATCTTTGGTCCTGATTCAACTCAAGGTTTTGACCACTGTCTCTATCTACCTTATACATACTTTCTGTTTCTGTATATTGTATTTCGGCAATGCCTAATTGGTTGAGTGATTAATTTCATATTCTCTTATAGTTTTTGtgtgcattttattttaaggtGAACACTGAAATTAGTAACTCATTCTCTTTCAACTGATGGCAGCGGAGGTATTTTCTGACGTCCAACCCTTGATTCGGTCTGTACTTGATGGATATAACGTATGTATATTTGCTTATGGTCAAACCGGTTCAGGAAAAACTTACACAATGGTATGAGCTCTCACTGTATTTACTTATATATGAAGCACCTCATCTTAATTTTCCACTTTCAAATGCAAATAAAGGCTTTTCTTCACAGACTGGTCCCAACTCAGCAACCAAAGAAAACTGGGGGGTCAATTATCGAGCTCTAAATGACCTTTTTGATATAtctcaaagaagaagaagttccaTTATATATGAAATGGGAGTTCAGATGGTCGAAATATACAACGAACAAGTTCGTGACTTACTATCAAATGATGGTTCTCAAAAGAAATATCCTTTTTAGTTGGTAAAATACACTTCAAATATATGGAGAGTACGTGTATGGTTTGCTGATGATTTAATTCTCAGTCACAATTTAGCATTTGGGGTTTTTGGGTTTGTTCATCTCCACTACCacatatttacatttaaatttgCGTTTTCTTTATCCATAATTCCTCTTTTAATGAGTTTTATTCATATCTGAAAAAAATACCattcattattcttttaattatcatcCTTTCGTCATCCATTGATGTCAATAgtaaaaatatatgatgaatAGTGATCCTTTGTTTCCTTGATTTTCGCACACTTGGGATTTTGAGTCACTCACAACCCAATGGGTTAGCTGTACCTGATGCTAGCATGCAACCTGTCAAATCGACCTCAGATGTAATGGACTTAATGGATATGGGACTAAGGAATAGAGCTGTTGGTGCCACTGCCCTGAATGAAAGAAGTAGCCGCTCTCACAGGttcatatttctcttcttttaagTATGTTTATCTctgcattattatttttctggtGCACCCTAATTTAAGTGAAATCTATTTGTACAGTGTCCTCACTATTCATGTCGTTGGGAGGGATGTGAAGACTGGTGCTCCTTTGCATGGTAATCTTAATTTGGTAGATCTTGCAGGAAGTGAGAGGGTAGATCGCTCTGAGGTAATTGGAGATAGACTAAGGGAAGCACAACATATAAACAAATCACTATCTGCCCTTGGAGATGTCATTTTTGCTCTTGCTCAAAAGAATCTTCATGTACCTTACAGAAATAGCAAGCTTACTCAAGTCCTGCAAAGCTCTCTCGGTATTTCTTTGTTAGTTATCTTCTTTTAGTCATGAGCTGAGCTGCCTTCCATTATTTGGCATTTTCTTAAGATAATTAAGATGTCAACTTTCTATTTATTGCTCTTGACATTTTTGTACATTATTCTTGACTTGCATTCATTATCCCTAGGTACGATAGAGATCCATCTGAAACAAATATATGATTGTTTCTAATATCACAGGTGGACAAGCAAAAACCTTGATGTTTGTGCAGCTTAATCCAGATGTGAATTCATATTCTGAAAGTCTAAGTACTTTGAAGTTTGCTGAGAGGGTCTCTGGAGTTGAGTTAGGTGCGGCGCGGAGCAGCAAAGAGGGTAGAGATGTCAGGGAATTAATGGAGCAGGTgcttatcaatatattaatttgtttacaTCTTTAAATTAAGAGAGATTATATTAGAAATTAGAATGACAACTGAAGTTATAATAATGATTCTTTTATTTGATGTTTGCATTTCAAGATCAAAGTCCTATTTGGCAATATATAACCATCACTTTAAGATTGCTAGTAGGAACTTATCATTCGAATATATTTTGGAAATAGctaaaaacaaaatgcaactcAGCTAATGAGGAAAATTGAATCTTTTAAATTgccatgaaatttttttattagtaaggattcacttaattttttaaaaatctttatatCATTCTGATATGAATTTATCTTACCATAATAAAGATAAAATGTTGTTGTCATGCTGCATTTTATGGTTGTTACTGCATTTTTTCTTGTTGGCCTGAAATTTGATCATTTGCAAACATAGTTCTCTCAATTTCAAACATGGCATGGCCCATTTAATATCATGTGCAGTTCATTGATTGCTATAGCATCACTGATGCATGGGAGCTTTTTGAATTTTCTGCACTCATCTCTAACTTCTGATTTTCCAGCTATATgtcttatctataaaaatagcTTATTGAGCTTTCATTGAATTTCTTAGTATCAAGTGAGGTCATTGATGTCTTCCTTAATTAGCAGTGATTAAATTTGAACCGTAGAAATTGGTCTCCCAGTGTTGATGGCTATGAGAATATTCACTATCACACAAATTATAAGAGTGGATTTGGttaaatatatagtttgcaCGATATGGATCAGATTTGTATGTATTGGtctgtcaattttatttttatcaacgAGGATGGTGCCtgtagttttattaataaatcctcACTTGTGATGGAGGAATTTTGCAATAACTGTGTTGGTCAATCTGTCATACTGAAAAGCATTTAAACATAGAAAATGAGTTCTATAGTGAACAAATATCTTCCACTTACTCATTCTAATTGCTTCTATAAAAAGAACGAACTTTAGAGgctattttttaaatcaaataatagGGGCAGCAACATGAATTAGATCAGCAGAATCAATGATGTCGTACTTTGCCTGCCCCCGCGGGGGGGGTGGGTTCGGGTGTGTTGATTTAGAGCTTGTTTTGGTAGGCAACCTTGGATTAAGATCTGGGGGTTCAAGTGGGAGAGATATAGATACATGTAGTAGACCCAACATTATCTTTCAAACATTTAATGCTGTCCGAAAAATCCACGCTGGTGGTTATAAATGTTGTAGGACTCATGTCATATGTTTATCTCTCTTTAGCTTGAGATCTTCTAACTTTGAGGGAATGTTTTTCTGACAATTATGAGAGCTGTGGAGGCATTGTATCATAAAGGAAGTGAATTAAGTATGGAACTCCTTGGgtccaaaatagaaaatagtgaGAATTATATTTAAGGCATTCATATTTAGAATGAAGGTATTGAGGGGCACCTCAACAATTCTTCACTAGACATTGCCCAATGTGCATTAGAAGTTGGAAGAAGATTCAATATGCCTTGTACGGCCAAGAGAAGAGGAAAAGGGGTGcaattacatatatttttccagAGATCCCATTTTTACATACCTGTTCTCTGCAAACCTAGTTAAACGTCAGATATATGTTGGAAAACAATTTTATATCTTGCAAAAAGCAGATTTCAAGATTCTGCTTTTTTAAGTTTCCGTTGAACTTTCAGGTGGCTTCTCTCAAAGACACTATTGGAAAAAAAGATGAGGAGATTGAGCGTTTGCAATTACTTAAAGATCTTAAAAGTGTGTATCCTGGTGTCAACGGTGAGAAGCACGGGACAGTCTCTTTGAGGCATGGATCTTCCTCCCCTGGCAGAGAGTCTCTTGGTGGGACTCTTCTCCGAAACCAAAAATCAGTCGGTGGGAAAGGCCTAGGACTTGCTGAGAAAGCAGCCTCTGATCATGAAAATCATTCAGTGCACAGTGATAAGCCTTCTGAACCTGATTCCCAGCAGTCCATGGATGACAGTAAATACCAAAATCTCAGGGACATAGGTCAGAATTCTCCTGCAGATGCTGAAATCTCAGGGTATGGGGATCATGCAGATTATGAAGAGAGAATGAGTGACGACTTATCTGATGGTGGTCTTTCTGTGGGAGCAGAAACTGATGGATCTGCAGAAAATGCTAGTTTCTCTCAAGGCACAAAACCGTTAGATAATCTGCAGAAGTGAGTA
Coding sequences within it:
- the LOC108983676 gene encoding kinesin-like protein KIN-14K isoform X3, with the translated sequence MSSALDHSPKQYEAFGSSNGVVGGDGLERMATNNAKGEAKKRAILVEWLNNTLPGLSLPLNASDEELRMCLIDGTILCRILNRLRIGSVSEEGDLNHSSDPSENIKRFLAAMDDLVIPRFKASDLQKGSMKTVIDCLVTLRARFIPNVVGDGFSPTSLIAKSGSPRGDAISQGYFSPLSGEERQKVVTDSKFQRTLRTPVISEQPTALRHPVGHKFHEVFQLKQGRYADLPESKISEMMKPNCLDNAPTQSLLSVVNGILDESIERKNGEISNRVACLLRKVVQEIERRISTQAEHLRTQNNLFKVREEKYQSRIRVLEALASGTNDESQIVMHQLQHVKPERVKIEEREKSEGEGGIKLMKEKDHNNLEISTLKQELEITKKACELRCIQMETEAKTTQRDFEKKLKELEHLLENSQNTAKELESNSETKSQRWNQKEHIYQSVMEFQFGALQELRFSSTSIKQEILKAQNSYSEEFDRLGVKLKVLADAAENYDVVLAENRKMFNEIQDLKGNIRVFCRIRPFFPGQREKRTTIEYIGENGELVVANRSKPGKEGHRLFKFNKIFGPDSTQAEVFSDVQPLIRSVLDGYNVCIFAYGQTGSGKTYTMTGPNSATKENWGVNYRALNDLFDISQRRRSSIIYEMGVQMVEIYNEQVRDLLSNDGSQKKLGILSHSQPNGLAVPDASMQPVKSTSDVMDLMDMGLRNRAVGATALNERSSRSHSVLTIHVVGRDVKTGAPLHGNLNLVDLAGSERVDRSEVIGDRLREAQHINKSLSALGDVIFALAQKNLHVPYRNSKLTQVLQSSLGGQAKTLMFVQLNPDVNSYSESLSTLKFAERVSGVELGAARSSKEGRDVRELMEQVASLKDTIGKKDEEIERLQLLKDLKSVYPGVNGEKHGTVSLRHGSSSPGRESLGGTLLRNQKSVGGKGLGLAEKAASDHENHSVHSDKPSEPDSQQSMDDSKYQNLRDIGQNSPADAEISGYGDHADYEERMSDDLSDGGLSVGAETDGSAENASFSQGTKPLDNLQKSKSVSKVPRAAQKTGRTASPTASVSKDSSKVSPTFKTTGSSSSSVRPPKRWV
- the LOC108983676 gene encoding kinesin-like protein KIN-14K isoform X1, which encodes MSSALDHSPKQYEAFGSSNGVVGGDGLERMATNNAKGEAKKRAILVEWLNNTLPGLSLPLNASDEELRMCLIDGTILCRILNRLRIGSVSEEGDLNHSSDPSENIKRFLAAMDDLVIPRFKASDLQKGSMKTVIDCLVTLRARFIPNVVGDGFSPTSLIAKSGSPRGDAISQGYFSPLSGEERQKVVTDSKFQRTLRTPVISEQPTALRHPVGHKFHEVFQLKQGRYADLPESKISEMMKPNCLDYLLLQNAPTQSLLSVVNGILDESIERKNGEISNRVACLLRKVVQEIERRISTQAEHLRTQNNLFKVREEKYQSRIRVLEALASGTNDESQIVMHQLQHVKPERVKIEEREKSEGEGGIKLMKEKDHNNLEISTLKQELEITKKACELRCIQMETEAKTTQRDFEKKLKELEHLLENSQNTAKELESNSETKSQRWNQKEHIYQSVMEFQFGALQELRFSSTSIKQEILKAQNSYSEEFDRLGVKLKVLADAAENYDVVLAENRKMFNEIQDLKGNIRVFCRIRPFFPGQREKRTTIEYIGENGELVVANRSKPGKEGHRLFKFNKIFGPDSTQAEVFSDVQPLIRSVLDGYNVCIFAYGQTGSGKTYTMTGPNSATKENWGVNYRALNDLFDISQRRRSSIIYEMGVQMVEIYNEQVRDLLSNDGSQKKLGILSHSQPNGLAVPDASMQPVKSTSDVMDLMDMGLRNRAVGATALNERSSRSHSVLTIHVVGRDVKTGAPLHGNLNLVDLAGSERVDRSEVIGDRLREAQHINKSLSALGDVIFALAQKNLHVPYRNSKLTQVLQSSLGGQAKTLMFVQLNPDVNSYSESLSTLKFAERVSGVELGAARSSKEGRDVRELMEQVASLKDTIGKKDEEIERLQLLKDLKSVYPGVNGEKHGTVSLRHGSSSPGRESLGGTLLRNQKSVGGKGLGLAEKAASDHENHSVHSDKPSEPDSQQSMDDSKYQNLRDIGQNSPADAEISGYGDHADYEERMSDDLSDGGLSVGAETDGSAENASFSQGTKPLDNLQKSKSVSKVPRAAQKTGRTASPTASVSKDSSKVSPTFKTTGSSSSSVRPPKRWV